The Rosa chinensis cultivar Old Blush chromosome 7, RchiOBHm-V2, whole genome shotgun sequence DNA segment GAGCAAATTGCTAGAATTACAGTCGAGAATCTGTTTTTGGTTAGCCTTGAAGTCCAAATCAATGCAAACCTCAGCCAGATTTGAGGTATTTTCGAGAATGAAATCCTCAAATTTACCTTCAAGGTCAAGTATCCGGAGATTCGGTGCATTAACCTTGAAATGGCTGAAACCATCACAGTTTGCCAGTGTCAATCTCTCAAGCAGTGGACAACGAATAATTAGCTTTTCAAGAACACGGCGGGAGAGGCGAACACGCTGAATGTCCATGCTCTTCAAATTCTCAAAACCTTTGAATTTGCTTGGTAGTTTTAGCAAACAATGATACAACTCTAGATGAACAATATCTTGACACGAAAGCAGACATGAAGGGATACGGTAGGGGCGCCACGTCAAGATTTCAAGACTGAACTCCCTGACAGACTTTGTTGATAGATGAAGAATCCATCTATCAATATCGTGGCTGGCTTGAAGATGGGGATGGGAAATCCTGAACTTGTGTATGGGACCAATGTGAGAAGAGAGTACGTGATCAACAATATTGACAATGGCTGCATGGTTTGGGCACCAGGCAGAGTAGTACTGTTTATCACACAAACGATGATACGGAAGCATAAGAGAATTGTAATTATTGTAACTATCAATGCTCGATGAATTAACAGATAAGAATTCACCAGAGATACAATGATCATCAAACACAAGATTTGGAAGCGTAGACGCTTTGTACCTCCAGTTGCTTGATAAAACACTCGTTTTCACTGCATCCTTAATGGGCAAACATGACAAAATTTGTTCTAGAACATCGAAAGGTAAGTTGCTAAGTCTGTCAAATTTCTTCTCCATTCTTGAAGTAGATCGACTCGGTGGCTCTATTTGCTTCTGAAATACCCAAATAATTGGTACAAAAGAATGATCAACTTAATACAATGGCAGTGGTAGTAATACTGACACAAAACTAGATATAAAAGCTTATTCGGCATCCAAAACCAAACAAATCGAAATTGAAAGCTGGTAGAGCAGTTAATGGCAATCCATTATCTCAAACTCGACCGTCAGAGTGACCGATTTCCACAACCTGTATTCACCATGAAGTTTAACTTCTCTCAAGATATGGTATGGTTGAAGGAGATATATAAGAATCTATTCTTCGATTTTAGATCGAACTCTTCTTATAGCAATGGTTgtggtttttagggtttttcatTCCCGCCTCATCCCTCATCTTATACGCCccctttcttaaaaaaaaaaaaaaaaaaaaaaaaaaaaaaaaaaaaaatcttacagGGGTAAAACGGAcatttacttttttctttttatcttttatctttttatctGTTTCTCTCCCATATTACCCTATCTTCTCTCTTTGGTCTTCACTTTCCTCTTTCCGGAGAAACCGCCGGAAAAATCAATCCTTTGTATACCTGTGATCAATTTCTGGACGTCTCCAAGgttggaattttttttatactttttttctcgcttttattttatttatttttgttactgTTTGATTTTCAATTCCCCTCTATTTCTAAGATGAATTTTTGGATGAACCCATCAACTTAAAACTTTAGCATATATAATTgtcatgaattatatataaaacCCTTTTTAGTATTACCCATTAGATTACTCCTTTAGCTACTTTTGATGACATGCATGAAACCCTCATCAATGATATTTCTCTGTTTGCTAGCCAAGAATTTGAAGATTGAATAGCAGACTGTAGTTGACATGAGGCCCATGAGTCGGCCGTTCTAAGTCTAGTGTCTCGTCGGggtctaaattttttttttctaagagtatttgaaaaaataattaagtaaataaaatgaCGGATTcatatattttctctctctttaatttgaatttgattcaacaatttgacgcagtcggattgataactaggtttaccagcaataaacttAACAAAAGGATTCTgaagtccaccagagataaaagagaaaatctctattttattgattaaaagttgaaagatgggttctgcagccgcttgcggctgcataaataagagaaaagtaccctagggagactaacaatgaaaccctaaagcccatgggtaaaaacgaaaacaacccaaaaataattaggaaaaccaaaaacggggaaaatagaaaaatgcaattttgaggccctaaacgacc contains these protein-coding regions:
- the LOC112177622 gene encoding F-box/FBD/LRR-repeat protein At1g13570; amino-acid sequence: MEKKFDRLSNLPFDVLEQILSCLPIKDAVKTSVLSSNWRYKASTLPNLVFDDHCISGEFLSVNSSSIDSYNNYNSLMLPYHRLCDKQYYSAWCPNHAAIVNIVDHVLSSHIGPIHKFRISHPHLQASHDIDRWILHLSTKSVREFSLEILTWRPYRIPSCLLSCQDIVHLELYHCLLKLPSKFKGFENLKSMDIQRVRLSRRVLEKLIIRCPLLERLTLANCDGFSHFKVNAPNLRILDLEGKFEDFILENTSNLAEVCIDLDFKANQKQILDCNSSNLLKFFADLPNIRKLRVQNQFIKYLAVGPSADLLPEPCRYLEFLSVCVSFSDLDEILTLLGLLRSSPALKELEILVCKEDNAGGGEMYSGLHDNVSCQFTQLQLVKITGISVKAELDFIKFLLLSSPVLKTMTVTPTSVNDFLELVGELLGFRCASASANIIYLEP